Below is a genomic region from Campylobacter geochelonis.
TTAATTTATTATCAACTATTTGCCGAATAGCTATTAGTGATATTAACTTAACTGGATTATATGACAAGATTATAGAATTAACAATAGAACTTGTTAACCCGACCAAATTATCAAAAGTTATTGTTTTGCTTAAGTCAACTTCATTTTTTGTTATAGTATTTCTTATATTATTGTTATTTTCTTCATTTCCATACACAAGATACTTGTCCTCTGCCGAGTAATCTATAATATTACTATATACTATTTTTTTAAAATAATATAAATATCTATCTGCATAGTCGGAAATAAATTTTAGCATTTCATATTCTGAATATTCTACTTTTAACTCTTGAAGATTTTTAAATTCATCTACTGTTAAATTAAGATTTATATCTGTGTTTGTCGGATAAAAATCATTGATAAATTTAATCTCTACAGCTTTACCTATATTATTTGGATCTGTTATTTTTTTAAGTGTAGGATTAAGCATTCCTGCCAACAAACTATCGCTTTCAAAGTCAAAGTTGTCTGTATTGAGTGTAAATTTTAAGTTTTCAATATGACTTGGCTTTATACTTCCATCAGTGTTTATATCAAAAACATATTGGATACCATCACTTCCAGCTAATTCATAATTTGTATTAAAGGTAAAATTAGATAAACCAAATACAAAGGCTGCTTGCGCAAAATCCTCGACTGTACTAGGATTCTGTTTATATATAGAGAATGATACTTGAGGATTACTTGCATAGGTATTATTTTCACCGTAAAATACTTTTACAAATTCACTGTGTTTAAGTTTTATCTGATTGTTTCCATCTATTTTATATTTATATTCATCAAAATTTAATTCTCTTCCGCTACTACCTTTATTCTCAAAAAATATCTTAAACATAGGGATATTTGCAACATGTTGCTTAAACTCATCAGTGGTGTTTATTTGAAAATACCTACTCATAAATTCACTAACAGAAACATTAATAGTAATTCCTTTTTTATTTTTGTTTCTATTTCCATATTTTTCATCAACTATATTATTAGGCCTCTTTTTCTCTCCCCAAAGATACCAACTTAAAACCTCTAAAGCATAATCGCCAACTAAATGTAGATATTTTTCACTCATAAATTATTCCTTATTTTTATTTAAATGATTTATATATTTGTCAAAATAAAATTCTCTATCTTCTTTATCTGAAATTTGATACCATGTTTTATTTGATGTTTTAATCAAATTTCCGCGCTTGTCAATCGGAACAATCCAAATAGTAATTTTTTCTTTTTGATTTAGTGCTTCTTTACTAAATTCTAAATTATGATAATATCGACAAAATTCATATTTATCATCAATAAAATTATACAAATTTACAAATTCATCAAAAAGTATAACAAGCATATAATCGCCATACAAGTTGTATTCTATACTTTTCATCAAAAAAGCATTTTTCCCAAAAAAAACTTTTTTATCATACAGTCCATCAAAATATAATTTATGTATAAATATTCCATTTTTATCTACAACCCTCTCCCATTGCCATGGGTAGGCAAGTTTTTGCTCTTTAAAATCTTGATTTTGCTCTAGCAAAGTTATATCTTCGTTGTATTTATTCGCAAATTTACTATTTTTGCAAATTTTATAATTTAATTGTTTTAAATATTCAAAATCAAATTTATCATTTATGGTCCAAAATTCGCAATTATTATCATCATAGCTATTTTTATAGTTTCTTTCAAACCATTCTTTACCCTCTGTTCGACACATATTATAAATTTGATTATAGTAAGCTTGACACATATTTAATTCAACTTTATCTTTTACATTCTTTTTGCAATTTTTTCGTTCATTTTCTAGTTTTTCATATGAGAAATTATAATATCCATGCAAAGATTTGAAAAAGTTTTTAAGAGAAGTATTTAATATCTTATTTTCAGTTAGATTAGCCATCTTTATCTCTTTTGTATTTGCCAAATTCTGATGTGCGGGCAGTGGTATTAAAGCAATACTTAACGCGCTAAATATTAAAATTTTAGATGCTTTTTTCAAAAATTTATCCTTATATCAAATACCATATATTTTTATCTACATTCATACTTATACTCCTTCAAAAATTTTAAGATATGTTTTTCTCCGATACCCATCTTTTTTATATACGCATTAATACTTCTGTTAAAATCATCAAAATCGGTAGACTTAAAGCTAAGTTTTTTATCGGCATTTTTTATAACATAGCTTTCCATGTTATAATATTTATCTTTAAGATTAATCTCTTTAATATAAATATTTTTTTTATTATATAAAAAACTATCAATACCGTATATTTTTATATTTCTTTCGGTATCTATTATAATAAAAGCTTGATTTAAAGGTAGTTCGGCATAAATAGGTACTATATGCCCTTTATCGTCTTTAAATTTTATAATATCTTTTGTGCTTGCAACTACCGTGTAAAAATCGTTTAAAACATCAAATAACTCTATGGTTGTGGTTATAAATTTTCGTTGTATAGTTACGTTTTGTGTATTTTTATACTCTTTTATACTGATATCTATCTTTGGGCTATATTTGTCATCCATGATATATTGTAAAGCTTTTATTATTTCATATACAGTTGGGTTTTCTTCTATGAAATAAAATTTTGGTGGCATTGTGTATTTATCAATAATTCTAAGGTCGCTAGAAAATTTTTTATCCAAACAATTTTTAAAAACAATAGCGTCGTGTAAAAATGGGTTATACTTGTTTTTGATAGACAGCCTATCTTGCTCTGATAGATATGTGTTATAATACAGAAAAGATAATATAAACAAAAATAGTAAAAGTTTATATATAAATTTCATTTTTATCCTTTTTTGATAAAAAGTTTTGTTTTATCAATTTACGCATTGATTTATCTTGCAAGCGATATCCTTTTGGTTATAAATTTAATTATTCAAATTTTATATAGTTAAATTCTACTCCAGCCCATTTAAATATAAGGGAATTTACTTTTTCTTTTCTTTGTTTTTCATCTGTTGTTTCTACATAGTTTCTTAAACTATCTTCTAGCTCTTTGTTTTTAGCTACTACATATAAAAAATCTTCTAAGTTTCCACTACCTTCTATATCCACAAACTCTCTTAACCTTTGTGGTAGTTCGACGTTTGCATTACTTATAGTTTTACTAGGTTCAACCCTAAACCAAACATCAGCTATATCTGTTGTAGTACCATCATAAAAGCTAACTTTAGATAGTTGCTTTATGGTATTTGAGTTAGAGTCTATATTTACATTTTTATAGTTTAAGTCTATTGATTTTATTGCTTTGTTTGAAAGGGTGTATAACTCATCTTTTGTACTTATACCATTTTTATCTACATCTTGCCAAAGTAGCAATTTATCATAATCCATATCAAGTGCATTTATAATACCATCATTGTTTGTATCAAATCTTTTTAGCACTTCAAAGCCATTATCTAGTGTTTTATCATTTCTGTTGTAGTTTGAATTTATTATAGTGTTATTTCCAAACAGCTCATTTGCATTATCTATTATGCCATTATTGTTTTTATCTATCGCTAAAAAAGCATCATTTTTATCTAACCAAGCTGTTTTTTCTTTAAAATCATTATTATCAAGATCAAAGAACACAGAGTTCTTTAGGTTTGTAGTTTTTATACCATCTTTGTTTAAGTCTATGACTAAAGGAGAGGTTTCATCTTCTGGATCTGGGTAATCTTTATCCTTATCATCATCAAATATTGCAAATCTAGCACCCTTACCTTTATAGTATACTGTAGCATTTGAACTTATATGGTATGGGCTTACATAAAATTTGCTATCTTCTTCTTCTATCTCATCATCAGTCCATTTTGAGGCGGTAAATATATCTTGTGTGTAACCACCTATAAATTTAAATTTATTACTACCTATGTTTAGACTTACATACTCTTTTTGATTGTTTGCGCTTACTTTTAGTCCCCTATTTACTCCAACCATTCCTCTTATTATTTCAGCTGCTTCACTAGTACTATTTCCTCTTACATTTATATACACTGGCTTATCATCATCTACTATGTTTAACTCTCCATACTTACTGCTAGATGAATCATATGAAACACTGTTTTTTACAGATGGAGTATCTATGATATGTGGAACTAAGTTAGTTATAAATCTTCTTTTTTCATTATTTACTATAAAATCATCATAGTCTTTGATATCATAGCTATATGTCTTAGTAGTATCGCCTTTTTTAAAAGTAATTGCACCTAAACTAGATCTAGCACTTCTACTACGCATCATATCACTACTTCTCATAAAGACTTCTAGTTTACCATCACCTACAATCTCTCCTATTAACTCTAGTGTTATAGTTGCTTTTTTACTTCCTTCATTTTCAGTGACATCTTTTATCTTTAAGCCTACTTTGTTGGTTAGAGTTATACCTAGTGAGTTTTGTTCTTGGTTGTAGTTTTTTATAGTTATACTATCTTTATCAAGATTATATGTTACTTTTAGTTCACTTCCATTTAGTTGATATGTATATCCTCTATTATCTGTATATACTTTACTTCCTGGCTTTGTTTCTATTCCACCAGTTATAGGACTGTCGTGTTTAAACCATACCCTACCTTTACCATCACTATCATTTATTATATCATTAGCACTGACATGGTATTCATCATCTCCACTTCCGCCACTTAACTCATCAGCGTCTTTATCATCTCCTGCATAAAGTTTATCATCTCCACTTCCTGTAGTTATGCTATCTTTTCCTAAACCAGCGTAGATGGTATTATCTCCACTAGTAGCTGTTATAGTATCTTCTCCATCTCCTGTATAGATAGTGTTTTTACCACCACTTATAGTAACACTATCTTTATCTATCCCTAAACTTATAGTGTTTTTACCACCACTGATACTTACTTTATTATCTCCATCTCCTAGATAGGCTGTATTATCTCCATCTTTTATAGTTAAGCTTTCCTTGCCTTTACCACCATAGATGGTATTCTTACCTAAATTTATCTCTACTGTGTTAGTACTGTCTTTAGTATCTAAGTCTAAGCCATCTATACTATCTTTATGGGTATAAACTATATGTCCTTTGCCACCATTTATAGTTATAGTATCATTTCCACTTCCTGTAAATACATTGTTTAACTCTGCACCACTGATACTTACTTTATCATCTCCATCTTTAGTAAAGATGTCGCTTTTAGCTTCATTTGAAGTTACTATATCTTGTGCTTTAGAGCCATATACTGTGTTATTTCCGTTAGTTAAATTTATAGTATTTATATCATCTTTACTATCTTTATCTTCTTGGCTTGTGTTATCTAATCCTGTATAGATAGTGTTTTCTCCACCATTTGTATTTACACTATCGCTTCCAGCTCCTAAGTAGATAGTGTTTTTACCTTTGGTTGTATTTACACTATCATCACTATCTTTAGAATATATAGCATTTACTCCATCATCTACAGTTATGTTATCAACTCCTTTAGAGCCATATATTTGATCATTACCTTTACCTGAGTTTACAGTGTTAATAGTGTTAGAATCTTCTTTATCATCACCATCATCTATTTTTGCATTTGTATAGATGATATCATTGCCACTTCCTGTAGTTATAGTATCACAACCAAGACCGGATTCGATGTAAACACCTATATCATCAGAGCTAATTATGGTATTATCATCACTATATCCATAGAATCTTTTTTTACCAAATAAACTCCTAGAGTCCGTATAATCTCCAGTTATAAACACTACTTTATCAACCTTTTCATTATATATAGTGTTTTTATCTCCAGCAGATATATTCTCTTTTGTATCATAATAGTGTGTATTTCTATAAATTCCAGCAGAACCAGTTAGTTCTTGAACTCTTAACTTTAAGAAGTTAGCTCTGTCGTTAAGATGGTTATCAGAGTAGTTTTCGATGTTTATATACTCTTTTTTGGAGATATCTCCTGCTAGAGCATATCCTTTTAGGTTTTCTAAGGCATAAGCGGCAGCTTGTTGGAGAGCTTTATCACTATTATCCAAATCACTCATAACACTACTAGCTCCTGCTCCATAGTTAGCATAGTAGTTGGCTATGAGTTGTTTAGGCTCTTCACCTTTAGAGAAAGTCATATGGGCTATCTTGTTATTATTTATTGGGTAACCAATTCGTTTTAAAACAGAAACTATCTTTTTCTCATCTCTTCCTTGTCTAAATTCAAAGGTATTTAATTTACTCCCTAATTTATATCTTTTGTGATATATAAACTCTACATTATCACTTCTTAGTGATTTACCACCGTCAATAGAAAATATCACTCTTCTAAGATTACTATTTATATCCGAGCTTATACCGCTCCAAGCCGAGTTAAGTATGGTATCAAAGTCACCTTTTGGATTTACTACTATGTATCTTCTTTCTTGAACATTTATATTAGTTTCACTTTCTGGATTTGCGTCATAATAATCTATATGAACCAAATGATTGCTTGTAAATATATCTGTAGTATCAACAAAAAATGTAAAAATAGCACCAACTATATTTTTAGAAACTACAAAATTTACAGCAGCTGATGCTAATACTTTCAGTGCATACAGCCCAGCTGCTCTTTCTTCATTATAATATAGCTCTTTGCCATCTTCTTTACTTGTGCCTTCAAATATATCAAATTTAAATTCATTTATCTTACTTATATTTAATAAATCCACTATAATACCAGCTCCGTTAAATACAAAAGCCATTCTTTTAGGTGGAGCTTTTTTTAAGGCTTCTATAGCTTCTTCTTCTGTTTTTGCATTTTTAAGTATATCTTCATATAGTGGCTCTAACTTACCAAGTAAACCCTGTGCAACATCTAATGAATCTCCTTTTAATATACCTTTTCCTATCTCAGCAGTTGAAAGAATTCTATCTTTTATAAATTTCTTTTTATCAAAGTTTGACATATGGTACTCCTTTTAATCTATAAATTTCTTTTGATTTATTGTATTGATTTTATTATAAATCGTATCTGATTTATCTTTTAAAATCACCTTATTTGCTCTTATTACGTATACTATACTATCTGTTAATTTTCTTTTATTTTTATATTCCATATACTCTTTTATATCATTAAAAGTTCCGTTTTCATCAGAACACATATTTTTAGAAAGCTCTGCTCTTAAGCTAAAATAAATTTCTTTTGGCTTTTTATTCTCTAATCTGCTTTTATGCCATATATAATCATCATAACACTCATCATACGCCTCTTTTAGTTGCTCTTTTGTAGGTTGTCCAGGGACGTTGTATTTAAGCATAAGTTCTAGCATAGGTTCGTAGTTGGGGATGTAAGTTAATATATTATAATGAGTGTTTGCTTTTTTTAAATAATCTATTTCGTTTTTATTTTTAGAATCATTAATATCTATATAAAATCCATCTTTTTTGCTAGGCAATAAATCATTTATATCATTGGTAAATCTATATGTAAACGGCTTATATCCACTTTCTAATAACATTTTTGCTATTTCTAAAAAGTTGTTATAAACTATATATTCAAACAAACTACTCTCTGGAGCATAGTAATCTGTAGAGACATTGCCTTTGCTGTCTTCGTATATTCTTATATATTTTTTACCATATTCTGCTTCATATTTTATATCTATATTATTTTTGTTGATAGTAATATTTTTAATTAAATTATAATTAGGCGAACCCAAATAAGCTTGTATTGTTTTTATTTCATTAAATTTAGCTCCATTATCCAATAAAAGTTTTACAGTTTTAGTTGAGTTGTTCTCTATAGCATAAGCTAGTGAGCTTAGATTATACTTATCTTTTTTATTGATATCTGCTCCTAATTTTATAAGCTCTTTAGATGTTACTTCATCATCATAAAAGCTAGAATACATTAAAGGGCTTAATCCATATAACATGTCCATATCAACGCTTAGGTTGTTATCCTTTATAAAATTTAATACAGATACAGTTTGTTTTGTTTTTAAAAAGCGTCTTAGTTGCTTTTGCAAATCGTTTTCTTTACGATGGTCGCCATCATCATCTATATCCCAGTTTTCATAAGAAAAAGCATTTATTTCTTCTTGGGTAACATACTTTGATATCGGCGAGTTGGAATCAACCTTCATATTAGGATACACAACAAAATTTGATTGTTTAGTTTTGCTTTTATAATAGTCATTTGTCACTAAAAATAAAAAACCAACCACTACAATAACGATAATCTCTTTTAGAAACTTCAAGGTATTTCCTTTATCTAAATTTATATAGAAATTTACCTTGTAATTCTACATCAATGGAAGTTAAATGCTCTTTAAATTTATGTTATTTTAATGATGTTTTAATATAAATTTAAAGAGTGTTTTTATTAGTCGTATATATGATTTGAAAATCTTTGATATTTAGAATCCATTATATTTTAAGTATTTTTCTTTGGCTTAAATAAGTTGTAATTTCTTTTTCTTCGATGGTTTTTATATATAGCTTGTAAATTCAATACTTTTAGCAAAAGACACTAGATTTAAAATCCAGTGTCTAATTTTAATTTTGATTTTATCTTATTTTATTTTTCTTTATCTCTTTTATAGATTCGTTTCTTTCTTTTATCTTTCTCTGATTTATCTTTAATAACTTTATTCTTTGTTTTTATAGTAAAAACTAAAGATGTTTTTTATATTTAAAGATTAGTCTATATTCTAAATTTATATAATATCTAAACCAAAGAGTTAGATAATGTTTAAATAAAAGAGATGGTTAGCATATACTCTTGCCATCTCTTATACTTTTTTTGTTTATTGTTTATCTCTTTAATTCTTTACCTTTTTTATAGATTCACTTCTTTCTTTTTTATCTTTTCTTTACTTACTTGTTTCTTTTATATCTCTTAACTCTTAACTTCCCCATCCACTAGCATATATTTGCATAATGGCTTGATTGTTTCTTGCTTCATCGTGAGTTATGTTTGATATACCATTATCGCTCGTATAAGCATTTACTTGTTGTATTATCTTATCTATTTGTTCATTTGAGATAAATGAGTTATCATCTAGTTTGATTGTCTCTATTTGAGAATATTTGTTTGTTTGGTTTTTGATTGTTAAAGTAGTGTTGTTATCGCTTCCATATCTTATAACTAAGTCTTGCATAAATACTCCATCTAGTTTAAAGCTAATCTCTTCTTTTTTAACTCCTTTAAGTATTAAGGTATCATCTCCACCTTCTATTAAATTTATTAGCTCTTTATCTTTGATAGTTGTGTTGGTTGCTTCTTTAGTTATGATATATGTATCATTACCATTTTCTCCTTGTAGAGTTGAGTTGTTTGCTTTAGATATTAAGGTGTCATCATCATTTCCTGCATATACTATGTCATTGTTATAAGATATGATTGTATCGTTACCGGAGTATGCGTAGATAGTGTTGTTATCTTTAGCATAGATAAAGTCATCTCCTTTTTTCTGCATATTAGCAAACTGCTTATCTGCTTCACTAGCATCTTTGACATTTTTATCGATAGTGTCTTCTATTGCGTTTTTAAACAAATCAGTTAATTCTTTTGCAAGTCCAACAGGGTCGTTGTAGTTGTTAACTATACCAGCTATGTTTGCACTGTATTTTTGAACTTTATCTTTTATATAGTTAGAACGACTAAAGTTTGACATATGGTACTCCTTTTTAAATTTATTTAGTTTTTAGTTTTTATTTTTATTTTTATCTGTTAAATTTGAGTTAGACTTACTTGAGTGTTTATCAAGGTAAATCACCTTAGATGGGTTATTCTTGTTTCTATTAATGAAAGAATCTACTGCATAGTTTTTGCTATAATCATTTGCATAGTTTATATATGCTTTTGTATCTTTAAAAGTTCCATTTTCATCAGAGCAATGCTTGTTGTAGCGATTTAGTGTTCTTGTTAAACCAGCTTCATATTCTATTCTGGATATGGGTCCTTCTGGTTTTTCTCCATTATTTTTCATTATCCTGTTTATTTTTTCTACGTTATGTACATAGGTATCATAATCTCTCTCTAAAAACCAAGCTCTATCTTCATAGCATTTCTCATACGCCTCTTTTAGTTGCTCTTTTGTAGGTTGTCCAGGGACATTGTATTTAAGCATAAGTTCTAGCATAGGTTCGTAGTTGTCATATTCTGTTATCTTTTTATAGCAATCAACTGCGTATTTATTAGAACCCCAACTGCATTCAGTTGGCTTATATCCACTTTCTAAAACAACTTTTGCTGTGTCATATAAATTTGAATAAACTATGTATAAAAAAGGATTTAAACCATCACCATATCTACCTTCTCCGCACTTAAACAGAGTTATTCCTGTTTCATAACCTATCTGCATATCATAGTTATTTATAATAATCTTATCTATCTGTCTATAGAAACTAGCTACTCCTGCACCATACATTTGAACCACTGGGGTTTCTTGCATAGCTACATTATTATCAAGTAGAAATTTAACTGTGTTCGCAGAGTTTATGCTTATAGCATATGCTAGAGCATTTAGTTTATATCTATCTTTAATATGTAGGTTTGCTCCTATTTTATATAATTCCATTGTTGTATTTAAATCATTATAAAAAGAGCTATACATTATAGGAGTCTTTCCATCTACCATTTTAATATCCGCACTTAGATTATGCTCTTTTAAAAAGTTTATAACTTTATAAGTGTCTTTTTCTTGTAGTGCATTTCTTAGTGGTATAAGAGTGGAATTTGTCTCCTTATCACAATGGATATCAGAATAGCTAAACCCAAACTCATCAACCTCTTCTTGAGTTACATAC
It encodes:
- a CDS encoding calcium-binding protein, yielding MSNFDKKKFIKDRILSTAEIGKGILKGDSLDVAQGLLGKLEPLYEDILKNAKTEEEAIEALKKAPPKRMAFVFNGAGIIVDLLNISKINEFKFDIFEGTSKEDGKELYYNEERAAGLYALKVLASAAVNFVVSKNIVGAIFTFFVDTTDIFTSNHLVHIDYYDANPESETNINVQERRYIVVNPKGDFDTILNSAWSGISSDINSNLRRVIFSIDGGKSLRSDNVEFIYHKRYKLGSKLNTFEFRQGRDEKKIVSVLKRIGYPINNNKIAHMTFSKGEEPKQLIANYYANYGAGASSVMSDLDNSDKALQQAAAYALENLKGYALAGDISKKEYINIENYSDNHLNDRANFLKLRVQELTGSAGIYRNTHYYDTKENISAGDKNTIYNEKVDKVVFITGDYTDSRSLFGKKRFYGYSDDNTIISSDDIGVYIESGLGCDTITTGSGNDIIYTNAKIDDGDDKEDSNTINTVNSGKGNDQIYGSKGVDNITVDDGVNAIYSKDSDDSVNTTKGKNTIYLGAGSDSVNTNGGENTIYTGLDNTSQEDKDSKDDINTINLTNGNNTVYGSKAQDIVTSNEAKSDIFTKDGDDKVSISGAELNNVFTGSGNDTITINGGKGHIVYTHKDSIDGLDLDTKDSTNTVEINLGKNTIYGGKGKESLTIKDGDNTAYLGDGDNKVSISGGKNTISLGIDKDSVTISGGKNTIYTGDGEDTITATSGDNTIYAGLGKDSITTGSGDDKLYAGDDKDADELSGGSGDDEYHVSANDIINDSDGKGRVWFKHDSPITGGIETKPGSKVYTDNRGYTYQLNGSELKVTYNLDKDSITIKNYNQEQNSLGITLTNKVGLKIKDVTENEGSKKATITLELIGEIVGDGKLEVFMRSSDMMRSRSARSSLGAITFKKGDTTKTYSYDIKDYDDFIVNNEKRRFITNLVPHIIDTPSVKNSVSYDSSSSKYGELNIVDDDKPVYINVRGNSTSEAAEIIRGMVGVNRGLKVSANNQKEYVSLNIGSNKFKFIGGYTQDIFTASKWTDDEIEEEDSKFYVSPYHISSNATVYYKGKGARFAIFDDDKDKDYPDPEDETSPLVIDLNKDGIKTTNLKNSVFFDLDNNDFKEKTAWLDKNDAFLAIDKNNNGIIDNANELFGNNTIINSNYNRNDKTLDNGFEVLKRFDTNNDGIINALDMDYDKLLLWQDVDKNGISTKDELYTLSNKAIKSIDLNYKNVNIDSNSNTIKQLSKVSFYDGTTTDIADVWFRVEPSKTISNANVELPQRLREFVDIEGSGNLEDFLYVVAKNKELEDSLRNYVETTDEKQRKEKVNSLIFKWAGVEFNYIKFE
- a CDS encoding ankyrin repeat domain-containing protein, giving the protein MKFLKEIIVIVVVGFLFLVTNDYYKSKTKQSNFVVYPNMKVDSNSPISKYVTQEEINAFSYENWDIDDDGDHRKENDLQKQLRRFLKTKQTVSVLNFIKDNNLSVDMDMLYGLSPLMYSSFYDDEVTSKELIKLGADINKKDKYNLSSLAYAIENNSTKTVKLLLDNGAKFNEIKTIQAYLGSPNYNLIKNITINKNNIDIKYEAEYGKKYIRIYEDSKGNVSTDYYAPESSLFEYIVYNNFLEIAKMLLESGYKPFTYRFTNDINDLLPSKKDGFYIDINDSKNKNEIDYLKKANTHYNILTYIPNYEPMLELMLKYNVPGQPTKEQLKEAYDECYDDYIWHKSRLENKKPKEIYFSLRAELSKNMCSDENGTFNDIKEYMEYKNKRKLTDSIVYVIRANKVILKDKSDTIYNKINTINQKKFID
- a CDS encoding ankyrin repeat domain-containing protein, with the protein product MNQTSKNFIITIAVIFITILAYLYKTNQLPNLTNQTSHFTITSDTNVSAIPGLSKYVTQEEVDEFGFSYSDIHCDKETNSTLIPLRNALQEKDTYKVINFLKEHNLSADIKMVDGKTPIMYSSFYNDLNTTMELYKIGANLHIKDRYKLNALAYAISINSANTVKFLLDNNVAMQETPVVQMYGAGVASFYRQIDKIIINNYDMQIGYETGITLFKCGEGRYGDGLNPFLYIVYSNLYDTAKVVLESGYKPTECSWGSNKYAVDCYKKITEYDNYEPMLELMLKYNVPGQPTKEQLKEAYEKCYEDRAWFLERDYDTYVHNVEKINRIMKNNGEKPEGPISRIEYEAGLTRTLNRYNKHCSDENGTFKDTKAYINYANDYSKNYAVDSFINRNKNNPSKVIYLDKHSSKSNSNLTDKNKNKN